The DNA window AATACCCGTGTAATAAAACTTCCTCAAGCAATCCTACATTAACAGTTCTGCATACAGTGGCACGCAGAGGGCACGTGCCGCAGGGAGGCAGGAAGGCTTCACGCTGCACTTGGCAGCACCACTGCTACGCCGGGGAAAAGCATCAGCTAACAAAAAACTCAGATTGACCTATCATATAGTAGACACACACATGCATCCCAAGTTTTATACAGGTCTTGAAGCATAAAAAACTATTGAGCGGAAAAAAGCCCACCGAAGCACACTGTTAAAATCTTCATTCCTTACAAGCAGGATTTATGCTTtctttatcttctatttttttaagcatttaataaaaatcttttaaacctTTAATATGGTCAAACCCATAGCAGCAATTATTTATGCCAAGCAGATGTGCTAATTTAGCAATCATCCCACCCGCATCTCTTCTGTGGGACTGTGCTCTCCCTTCCTGTGaccaggggtggaaacacaacTTTTACGTAGGTAGCCCACAAATATACATACTGTTTACATCCTGCATCCTTCACAACAGCTCCCAGTTTGGCAATTCACGCTGTATCCGCAGGAAAAATTGACTGGTCTTGACTCACATTAATAAGTATCCACCAGCAAATACCAGGGACTTTCTCTGGGGCTTTTGCACACACAGAAGCTGCTTTcccaagagaaaggaaaagcactTATTTATAAGTTGTGGTTTTAACGCTGTATTTACAATACTTATTCTTAAATAAAGTGCCTGCTCAACAACAGCGCCTTCTCTTTAAAACGCTGGATGTTGTTTCAGCCAGGcaagaaaaattacattacagACTCATTTACCAGCAAAACAGTTGCCTGAAAAAGTTATAGtgaatactaatttttaaaaaagcctctgGTGACATGGGAAGACACAGCAGCGACAGGGCCTGTAGCAAACATCCCCTCCGGCACTCCCAGCaatgctttcatttcctttctgcttttggaTAAGGCTGATATTTAGTTCCCGGTGATTTTAAGCAATCCTGGGGACTCAAATCCAGTTGTTCATCACTCACAAATGTACCGGAGGAACAGCAACAGCAGGGAGGAAACCGAATGGTCTCAGCATCCCGTACGTCAAAGccccaaaaagcagcaaaaggaCACAAATTACCCAAAATTTAAGCAAGCCAATACTTCACAGCCAAACTGCACTCCCATTTACaccaattcaaaaaaaaaaaaaaaaaaaagtaagactaacacagctgaaaaaagaaCCACGTCACTGATATTTACGGCTAATGAGATATGCTTCACTAAgctagaataaaagaaaatttcaagAGAGGAACCCACGCGCCTTCCCTCACACAATACAGCGTGTGTTCAGCCGGATGGCCGGGAGCACGCTGCCCAGTGCCAGCCTTCCCCAGAGTAAACGCCGGCAGCCCCCATCCTTCCCCTTCCCGCAGTCCCCGTCTCGCCTGCCACCCTCTCTCCCTCCCGGAGCAAACCACCTCCCCGGCAGAGCCAACAAAGGGAAACTCTTGATTATAAACAAGGGCAGAGCGTTGAAAATCCAGAGCAAGCAAATACAAAGAGTAAATGAAATCCTCAGGCTGCTTGAAAGCGGCTTTGTCCTCCAGAGACACTCAGAGAAACGTTTCAGAAGGGCCCTTTTTCTGCTACCAGATTAATTTTTATATCCCACCAGCAAAGGCCCTTGCTGCCAACGGAAAACGCGGAGTAGACAACGTGCACGGTCCTTCATAAAGGACacgctgaaaaaaaaaaggggttgaaAAATAGCACAAcaaatttcccttttctgaaaatTGCACCTGCGGAATATCTGCTGCGGAGTAACGCAGGAAACTTCTCAGGGTCTGAACTCAAGGGTCTTCCTTGGTTGGTATGTCTGCTGAGAAAGGCAAAAGATATCCAGGATCCAAAAAAGTCTGAATTACACCCAAACACCgtgcattttaatttttgatcATCCTTAAATCATAGCTTTAATCAGACACCTACTGTCAAACCTGGTGGATCTAAACCCCCGCAAAGCGCCAAAAGCTTTACGTTCCCGCCTTGTAAATACCACGTCTACTGAGAGAAGAAACACAGACCAGCAAAACAAAAGCTTCAGCAgtgtttaaactgaaagagacagaaagaaacccCGCCTAAGCATCTCATCCATCAGTACAGCCCCGAGCCAGCGCAGCCAGACAGCATCACCTCAGTATCCTGGAGCCTGAAAAACCACTTTTTACAATCACAGTCCTTACACTGAGCACTGACAGCTCCTTCCAGGCCGGGGGGTGCCTAGTCAGGACAAATGTGCCACGTTTGAGAAGTCGTTGGCAATAGACTGGACTCATCAGCTGGGACTTTATCACCTCCAGGAGACTGCACGTGGGTTTTATCGGACACCTGGCCGAGGACAGCAAGCGTGGCACGCCTGAAGTTTGAAAGCTTCAAGGTATCACCTAGCCGAGGCTTAGAAAAGGGAATTGTCCTATATACTGACGGCTGGCTTTGTAGGGCAAAGGCTTTATTTGCCCAGCTCACCTCGGGGAGAAAGGGATTATTTTAATAGACGCATAAATGATTTTACCTGGTGAACTTTCAACCCCTACGAGTCCCCATCTGCCAAAACCAGTTTGCCGGTCCCCAGGTTGCTACACCCACGGACACAGGTGCGCCAGCCGCCGGGTTCGCCGCGGAAGCCCCAACCATCGCTGCCAGCCCCCCCGTGCCTCGCCCGGGAGGGACCCCGAGTGCCGGCCGGGACCCCACGGACCCCCCCGGGACCGCACACTCGCGCACAGCCTCGGGCTGGGGGAGCGCTGCCgctctccgcccccccccccacgcgtGGGCAGCCGCCGCCCTCACCCAGAAGGTGGTGGAGTAGGTGATGAGGGTGATCTTGAGGCACAGGTAGGAGAGCCGCCCGCAGTACCGCACTTGCTCCGCGTCCCCCGccgccatcctcctcctcctcctcctcctcctcctcctcctcctcctcccgccccgcagcacctgctgccgccgcccgccctcccctccGCGTCCCTCCCCTCCGCTTCCCGGCGGCCTGTGCCCGGGGGAGggagcggccgccccgccgggcgggaccggggccgccgccgcttccGGGAGCGGGACCGGCCCGGGGAGGGACGGGGGGTGTCACGccagggggtgcccaggggtggcACAGCGCCCGGCGGAGAAACAACACGGAGGGGGGAGGGACGTCGAAAGCGAAGGGAAAGCTCTGAATTGCTCCCGGCTGCGGCTTTTCCGCCTttccccccccgcctttttttttcgccccttccccccccccccctttttttttttttccctcctttgcagaTGCCGGGCTGCTCGTTCAGGACTAACCCCACAGCGggagacatcaggaaaaaatacGTCGCTGCTCAAGCAGCCACCGAACGCTGGTGCAGGAGCCCAGAGCGACACACAGAGCCACAAACCTCTGCAAGTGCCATTTAATGTCGTGGGCAAAAATCCATAGAATCACTGactggtttgggttagaagggaccttagaCATaatccagtcccaaccccctgccacgggcagggacaccttccactagaccaggctgcccaaagccccgtccaacctggccttgaacccttccagggagggggcagccacagctgctctgggcaacctgtgccagtgtctcaccaccctcacagggaagaatttcttcctcatatctaatctaaatctgccctctttcagtttaaaacctttacccctcatcctatccctacaccccctgatcaagagtccctccccagctttcctgtagcccctttaagtactgggaggccactataaggtctccccagagccttctcttctccagctgaacacccccaactctctcagcctgtcctcacaggggaggtgctccagccccccgagcatcttcatggcctcttctggacccactccaacaggtccatgtctgtcttgttctgggtgccccagagctggacacagcactgcagggggggtctcatgagaggggagtagagggggagaatccccttcctcgccctgctggccacactgctctggatgcagcccaggacaccgctggctttctgggctgcgagcgcatgttgctggctcacagtaagttttccatccactaatacccccaggtccttctcctcggggctgctctcaatccactcctcacccagcctggatttgtgcttgggattgccctgacccatgtgcaggaccttgcacttggccttgtggaactccatgaggtttgcataaATGCAAGGCTGCTACCTGGGTGCTGGGTTTTTCAGTTGGGTTAATAACATTGCAAAGCAGACTCCCTATGCCCTATAGCAGCACAATTAAGTAATACCAGAGCATTTACGTTTCATTACAACACCCAGGCAATTACCCGTGCAAAGAGGGTCCAGTCCTGCAAATAACACGGCTCAAGTGCAACAGTTAATGGGCATATTGCACTGGCCCCATTTTCTGCCTACGCCGATGTTTATCCACGTCCCGCTGCCATGACAGTGGGTCAGTGTTGCATCTTACAGAGCGATCATGAACTGCAAACACCATTCATGCCTACGAGATGAAATAAGCCCTTTCAAGCTGGCAGCGCTGCACTCCTCTCCCACAAAGGACTattttcctcagggaaaaaaGTCTCATTCAAAGTGGCAGACAACTGTCACAGAGTCGGTTGTTGCATCCTGGCCCAGAGCAGAGACAGACGGCATTGAAAATCAGCGTCTGGTATCAGAGAAGATGAAGTGCAGCAGCATTTATTCTTAAGTTATCTAGTAAAGAGACTGTGGAAAAACTCCGAGCTGTGTATGTAAAACTGTAAGTGGTCGGTCGCACGTCATTTTGTTAGGTACATACAACATACCAGTAGTTGCTACCAAAACCTCTTTAATAAAGCCTAAAAATTTTTCCTGGATAATTCTGTTATAAAAAGTGTCATTGCTCCTTCATGCAGTGCTAAACTCTGCTTCTGGGAAACAAATAATCCAGTCCAGGTCCCTGCCAGCGACAGAACAGCTCATCACCTCTAACATTTCCGATATTAATACATAATACAATGTCCTAGAGcattcatcttttaaaatatcaacaGCTTCAGTTTGGAGAcaaatttgcaaatatttctgacaCTTACCAATGGTGTGCAGGCTGGAAATCTCATCACATATCATGTAAGAGCTGGGAATTAGAGTCTACCACATGTTCTTTGTGTCTCACAGGCGTCATTCACATCCAAACACATTCCTGCCActtaatgttttttcctttttggtgtATTTAACTAAATTAATAGTTTTAGCTTGAGTTCCCTAACACCTTACCTTGTCGTTCGTGCTCtgattttctgcaaataaaatttCAGGGCACGACCAGCTGGATGGGGAAGCCGATTAAAAGGAGTGTCCATTTTCCTGTTGTTGTCGCTCTGAACTGAGCCAATACGTCAAAACCGGTTCCTATCATGAAACCGTatgaaaataactgaataatccttttctttttctgaatccCAGACTGTCTAGACAATGAAATGGCAAGATTTCTGGACACAATTAGTATAGTTTATCAGCAAACAATGGTTTAAAGTAAGATGTTATGAATTGCCTGCGGGGCTGAGGGTCCTTCTGGCTTGCGTGCTCTCCACCTCAGCCCGATGCAGCGCAAAGCTGCAGTTTTCCAACTGGCATCTCTGCCAGCATTGAGGCAGATTGTGCCTTACAGCATCTGCTCCTGAGAGCATCCAGTGACTCAGCTAGTGGTGGTTTTGTTCACGTTAAGGATCAGCAACTTCCACATGTCTTCCCTCACCTCCGGGTCTGCCAAAGTTGTTGCAAGTGTGTAGAAGGCATAGTAGATCCCATGGACAGTCTTCAAAAGCCATGGTCTGCAGAGCATTTGACCCAGGGCTTTAGGAGAtctgcagaaaaggaaagtgaACCCGCAGCTAGCCCTGCACCAAGGAGTGTCAGAAAGACCCGAAGCTTTTCAGAGCTACCAAcagcatttctgctgctttcttccaGCCCAAGCCTGGCTGCTAAAGCTGCAGTCTGGCTGCATGTTGCCCCACCCAAGGTGGGTGTTCATGGTCCTCACGTCCTGCTCTCAGAGCTGTTCCCCTGGACAAAGGTTCTTCCTCCCAAAACAGAGTCCAAGGTGCCTTCTGATTAAAGCCTCTACTGCCTGTATTACCTTGTATCATTTTTCCAAAATACAAAATGCACCTTATTCACCCTTCCTGACCTGCATCTTTTGTTTGCATCTCTCACCCTTTGCTCAGACCTGGGATCGGTGACTCAGCACGGAAATGTTTGGCCTTGAACAATCTTGCCCataataaaaacaacagtgaaacCAGCCAAACCCAAACCCCCTGCTCTCAGGTAGTTCCTTTCCCTGGTGTAACTCCAAAATCATTGGAGAGGTGGGTTTTGCCGGTAGTCCCAGGCAAGTGCAACTTTCCTGAGGAATTTGGAGCCTGCCTTTTTGTAAAGAATCACTCGTTTGCAAGTCAAAAGGCCGATAGCCCACACTACATCACTGGCTGGGCTCCAGGAAGATAACCCCGTCAATGCACAACCAGCAAATGAAGAAAAGGTGTGGGTGTGTATAAACAAAAGCAAGTCCCTGCTGACTGGTATGATGAAATGTTGACCAAAGGGTGGCTGCTCTCCGATTATCACCTGAGTAACAGATCAGGGACCAGGGCAGATGTTTCAGAAGGCAGCAATGGTGCTTCCAAGGAAACATGGGCAACCTGACCATCTTCAAAGTCAGCCAAGAGAGGTTATAGTTTCACCCCGGAAACATCAAAAAGTACAGTCCTTTTTCTAAGTGCTTGCTTATGTTCTATATGCTTTCTATAACAAAGACTGATAAAGCACTTTAGCTCTGCTCTCAGCTAAGCATATGGAGGTTTCTGCTCATATTCACCTTGGAATTTGAAATGATTTgagagggatgaagaaaaaaatatgaagaacacTATTAGCTGTGGAATTCATATTGCGAATCATGAACAGCCCCCCTGGACTGTATACTGAAAGTGGAAGGTTCATAAGCTGTTTAATGAGGTGTCTGTGGAAGACTTTCAAAAAGAGCCTGGAGCAGCTTTGCAATGCACGTGTGAAGATACATACAAGTGTATTTTTGCAGTTTCTGGGTAGGGAAGTGAGTGGAATTGCCTGCAGAGAAAACCGTCAGGAGGACAAAGAGATATTGCATGTAGTACTACAGgtattaatttctaaaaaacaACATTTGGGTAATACCGTATCAGAGAACACCTGCTTTAAAGAATGGTTAGTTTAAAGTTTAAAGTTAGTTTAAAGGTGGTTAGGTGGTGGGTTAACTGAAGGCTGCCTCCAGAATTAATGAAGCAAGGAAAGAGTTCAGGCTGAGCTGGTGGAAAGGATCCTGAAGCAGTAAATACTGCCCTGTTACAGGGGCGCCTGGcatggctgcagctccagcagctatGGGAGCTGGAAAACTACTGCCGTGCCAGTGCCACACGCACAGGGGGAGTTTTCTCTTTTATGTTACTTTCTGAATTCTGAAAACTGGTTTTAATGtctgaaaacaggttttaataCCTGAAATGCTTTCAGCTTCCAGCAGAGCAGGCACCAGCCAGTGCCAAGTACTCTTTGAAATCTCAGCCTCGACATGTTGCTTATGTTTATGTCCTTTACTGCAAAGCTGAGAGCGAGCAAGAGCAGCAGAGACGGCGGTCAGCAGGTCCCCTTTTCTGTGAAGAGCAGATATTCCTTCTTGCATGCGTGAAGTCAGTAAGTTTCTACAGCACATGTTGCGAAAGGGGATGCAGCGGTCCGAAGGGGGAGTGCCTCCCCCTTTCAGCCCCTCAGCATCACAGTGCGTGGAGGCTGGGAGCCGAGGCTCCTCTGGATGTTTCTGTGCTAGAGAGCAGCTGAAGAAGGATTTCTGGAGCTCCAGATGAGATCCTAGGTGCCAGCTTCCCACTGAAGCCTTATTAGAAGTCCCAGATCAGGTTTGGCCTCTCTCCCGGCATTATTTGCCGGCAACCCTTCAAGCACCAGCAGGATATGTTGctataattaataaattaaatcattaaataaattaaatcataCCGAATCTACTAAATACGGCTATTGCTAAAATTGTGCtgaatatattttgtttctttcttgctatTGAGAGCTTGCCGGGAGGCAGGGAGGGTCCTGGAAATGCAAGGATTGCAGGACTGGTAAACCTGGCAAAGTAGCTACCCTTGCATTTAAGCCTGCAAAATCCTGATATAGCAGCATGTCCATTTCAGAGgttatttcaaaacaaatggagagggggggaaaaaaaaaaaaaaaagaagtttcaagtACCACTTTGCCATGTTTCATTTGATGTCAAATTGGTTGTTTAGTTTTTGCCTGCAAGAGACTCCACCTCCTTTCAAAGTCCCCTTAAACCCTGTAGAGAATTTATCCCAGTACAGCTCCTGCCTTGCACTTAACAGTTACACAGGCAAAGAAAACCAAATGCCCTCAGTCCCGCTGCAGAAGATTCAGACACCTGGTGCCTTGGAAAACCACTGCCCTGAAAAAGAAGGATTTCCACTTGGATTGAAGTGTTTTCTGGCATGatatttccatttatattttcttgACCCTAAAAATAATCTAAAGGAAGATATTGCTGGtcacttcctccccttcccttttttttcctcttctttttttctttcttttttagaggaaaaagaaactcaAGGGGGAGAGGTGTTCTTTAGTTTTTGCTTTTCAGGCACAGGTTAAAATGCCAGGCAAGGAGGAGGCCCTCGATATCGCTCATCTCCTCCTGGAACTGCATTGCATCACTTGGAAAACAGGACGAACGGACATGAGACATGTCATCCCGATGTCTTTTTAACGGCACTTAGTCATATGCATGGGGATTCATAACACCAGCATCTACTGCAAGAAAATGAGCAGATgacagaagattttattttacacttaGCCGAAGGAAAAACCATGagcacattttccattttaaatgctAGCAACGTTTCGCAGGCTGACTCCCTTGAGGACAGTGGCAATTGGACGGCGGTAACCCAGTTTACCCAGCCGGGATGGCAAATTGCTTTGTGGGCTATCACCTATTCCTGCATCGTTATCACATCCATCGTTGGCAACGTCACCATCATCTGGATTATTCTTGCGCACAGGAGAATGAGGACTGCTACCAATTACTTTATCGTTAATTTGGCTCTTTCGGATTTGCTGATGTCCACTTTCAATACCATCTTCAATTTTATTTACGCCAGTCACAACGTCTGGTATTTTGGCGAGGAATTCTGCAGGTTTCAGAACTGGTTCCCCATCACCGCAATGTTTGTGAGCATTTACTCCATGACAGCTGTGGCTGCAGAGAGGTAAGAAGTGAATGGAGAAGATAAGGTCCGAAAAATCCACTGTAAGTGATGAAAAAATTATTGCAATACTTTGTGCAATTGGCTCCCACCTACCGTGTCAGGTGCCTTATCAGCAAAGTGGGAGGAGCACCCGGCAAATAGACTATGGGGTTAGATGCTAGTTATGGCATGAAAGGAAAGCTTCGCTGTTTTATCCCTCGTCTGAATCACACCCAAATCTGTAATGAGTGGAAGTGGCTGGTATTTTATTGTTTCCACGTTACTGGTCATAAATTGTTTCCCAGTCATCCtgcaaacttattttttttttaaaccacaagAAGGACCCGTCATTTGGACAGAGCTGGAGCAATATGAATACGCTGCAGGCTGCTGAAAGTATCAGCATCCACAATCCCACTTATGAGTCCAGCAAACCACCAGAAATAGAGGGAAGCAGATCAGAAATGGCAGAGTGTGCTCCAATAGTTCACAAGAATGACTTATTCCAAGAGGGAGGAAAGTAAttacagtgattttatttttacttctgagGTAATTTGGTATTTTCATAATACTCTTTTCCATCTGCCAAGTCTCTTTTACTCAAGCTTAAATTTGTGGAGTCTGTATGTGTCTACAGCTCATTGTTTAGTAGTGtaacagtgtttttctttttactagaAAGTAGCCAAAAGTCCATGGGAATGTCCTCTCATAAAGGCAATGGCATGTAAAAGAGGTAGAGGAGCTTAAACTCCCTCCTAGGGTCTCTGCCCTCTTCCCTCCACCTTCCTGTCTTCCCTCCGTTTCTTCCAGTCGCTCCCTAGCGCTGGGAACATGCGTAACTTCTTCATCCTGTGTCCCTGCCGCAACCCCAGGGTGAAGGTCTTCCCCCGGGGAAGCCAGAACCTGTGTCCAGAAATACCTGGCGGCTCATTATGAAGCCCTCCTGTTGACTTTGCAGTTTCCTTCAGGTTTCCTCCATTCTTTATCGAGCACACATATCCATGAAGGGCCCTTCCAGCTCCCTCGGGAGCGGAGCCAGCATCCCTCGGGATCTATCCAAAAAGCATTGCTCCATGAGTCACCAGGTTTGCTCTCGTAACTCCCATCCCTGCTCACAGCTCAGGTCACCCCGGCACACCCAGGGAAGCAAGCGATAAGGACAAATCAAAGCAGCTAAAAAAACTAGCAGGAGAAAGGCGGCTTTGCCCGTGTGCATGTAACGCCCACTGAAACCCACACTGGAGCTGGGGATACGGCACAGTACAGGTCAGTGGCCCCTGTGGTCCCTGGAAGGCTCACCAGTAGGCACAGGGATGAGCGATGTGTTTATCAGCCTGCAGTTGTCCACATGAAAGCAAATCCCTATTTAGAAGCAATGGCAGCTCAGTTTTAGACTCGAAtactcttttcctcttcctgGCTTTAAATCAAGGGTTGTTGGTAAATGCTATTTTATACGTGTGGTCTGccaaagagtatttttttttttttaaataaatccatttcGGTCTGTCCTCATGTCTCCCTACTCTCATTCTTTGGGAACTTCTGGTGAAAGCACCTATACAGCCAAAAATCTCTTTAGTCACATGGCACAGATCAGAAAGAAAACTTGGCATCTCATTGCTAACCATATTTAGCTATTCTTTGCTTAACCTTAAAATAGATCTTGACACTGTCTCCTGGAAACTCGCAGCTTCCATTTATTGTTATGAGAACTTGTGTCCACTCAGGCTCTGTTGTTTAACTTCGATAAAACAATGTCTTTTGAAGCAGGTTATTGTAAGGAAGGAGGCTAAAAAGTGACAGCTCTGTACGTCATCTTTGTCTGCCATGGAAAAGGCCCTGGCGATATTGCTCACCATTGGGTTCAGGACCATTCTGTTTCCCCATTTCAAGCTGCTGTGTGTGCCAGAGCAGCTGTTTCCACTGCACGCTTTCCTCAGCGCTCCAGGCAGAAATGTAGTATTATCAGCTCAGGTTTCATACTCCAGTTAGCAAAGTTGCCTAGGCCCTCTTCAGAAAGTGTACAAGAGTGTCTGAAATTCAGCTTGTTTTGTCTGTGTGGGACAAGGGCTGGAGGAAAGGTGCTGGGAGCATGGTCCCAGCATCCTAGGGCATCACAGGGAGTATGGCACGGCGAGAGGGCACCGGCAGCCCTGCCACACAGCATGAGCAGCCAGCAGATCTTAGCAGATTCGGTAAATCTCCCAACTTGCAGGAGCTTGTCTAGGAGCACGGCTCATCCCAGGGGTGCACCCCTGGCTGAGTGGGAAAGCCTCCACCCAGCAGCCCTGTAATACCTCCGGTATCTGCAACGCAGGCTGCTgtggcagcacagcagctggcaTCAGTTATACCCGGGACTTGCTGTTCACCGAGACACAGATCGTCCGTTTGGGCACTTCTGCAGGCAAATATTCTGGAGAATATTCACCCCCTGATTCCTCCCTGGCCGGATTAGACCATTGTATAATACCGCCTACGGCGagctaaagaaaagcaaggtgACATGAAAAATTTATAGCTAAATAAGGCTCTGCTGCCATGCAGCTCTGGCTTACTTACTGTGCCGTCTGTCCTGCAGCCGCGGCCAGGCAGCCTGGCCAAGAGACTGCACAGAGTTTGTCAGATTTTCGATATGAAAACTAGGAGGCAATTGGCACTTTCCACTCTTATTTTGCCTTCATAACAACCATGACAAAGAGTACGGAAAGCATGACAAGAAATGCATAATTGATTAGGTACTCATTACAATACCATGCATTTCTACACAGGGAATTTAAAACCAGAGTGCCCGGGCTTGTAAGTAATCTAATACTCAGATGTGCCGTGAGGGCTCCGAGCAGGTGTGGGACGGAAGGGTCAGCCTTTCCCTTCCACTGCAAACACAGTGCTCAAGCATTTACAGGCAGAGGTGGATGGCACAAGAGTTTTCCACAGCTGAGAATCAGCGGAGAAAAATTCAGGGTAAAGGATACTCATGACCCCAGTCTGCTGTTGTGCTAATACGGGTCATCAGAGGAGACTGACATAATTAGGGGGAAACAgagtctttggggtttttttggtagaggaaggagaaaagggcaTGGTATTAGACAGTGCATAACTCCAAACTCATATGAACAGTTCACAGCATGAAATTTCAGATCGAACATGTAAAgcattagaaaaattaatttttttaaaaaagagaaaaaaacaaaagaaaaattcaaagtaAGTGGAATAATTGCAAAGACCATATGCAGAAGGCATAGATGACTGCTTCCACCTCACACCAGAAGCATCCATCCACATGGATTTAACATACTCTGCCCTAAGACTTGCAGTCGTTCTCTTCAGAAAGGATTTACTCCTTCTAATTATTTATAGCATGGAACCTATCAAAATGTCTCTATAAATAAAGCCCACTATACAGCCCTGGCGAGTTTTTACACTTGCTATATTTGTTGTATAGTTTACCAACACAACTGTAAAAGCATTACCTATTTTTCTTGCAGGTACGTGGCAATAATTCATCCCTTCAAGCCCAGGCTCTCTGCTGGAAGCACCAGAGTCATCATAGGGATAATCT is part of the Strix uralensis isolate ZFMK-TIS-50842 chromosome 7, bStrUra1, whole genome shotgun sequence genome and encodes:
- the TACR2 gene encoding substance-K receptor; its protein translation is MSTFSILNASNVSQADSLEDSGNWTAVTQFTQPGWQIALWAITYSCIVITSIVGNVTIIWIILAHRRMRTATNYFIVNLALSDLLMSTFNTIFNFIYASHNVWYFGEEFCRFQNWFPITAMFVSIYSMTAVAAERYVAIIHPFKPRLSAGSTRVIIGIIWLVAFGLAFPQCFYAEIMTDNGTTKCIVVWPDDVGSKHQLTYHIAVIVLIYLLPLMVMFVAYSIIGITLWSSAVPGNHLNRVRYEHQVNAKKKFVKTMVVVVIIFAVCWLPYHIYFILGSFKEDIYQQKYIQQVYLAIFLLAMSSTMYNPIIYCCLNQR